The Chryseobacterium geocarposphaerae genome window below encodes:
- a CDS encoding LacI family DNA-binding transcriptional regulator, producing MKRASIKDIARIAGVSVATVSYVLNKKEGSRISQQTKEKILEIADSINYVPNKIAKSLKMSRSKLIGLILADISNGFYSTMARCIEDEAIKLGYTLLIGSSDENPEKFKQLTELFAEHQVDGMIVAPIIDSNDTLKKLIKDEYPVVTIDRYLKDIHLPGVLVNNFEVSEQVFDFLKAKNFEEILYVGYNTEVPHLLDRQYGFEKHFPESGISYKKVLVGMENRKEEIHNALEKQLDLSKRTAVYFTSNKLGIAGMSYFIKHHIKVPEDLSMITFDEAEAYELFPIELTYVKQPLKDMAKTIIKLIDDEITCYKKNSERVTFKAKLIHKDSVK from the coding sequence ATGAAAAGAGCTTCCATAAAAGATATCGCTAGAATCGCAGGTGTTTCTGTTGCAACAGTTTCTTATGTCCTTAATAAAAAAGAAGGCAGTAGAATAAGCCAACAAACTAAAGAAAAAATCTTAGAAATTGCAGATTCTATCAATTATGTTCCTAATAAAATTGCTAAAAGCTTAAAAATGAGCCGAAGCAAACTGATAGGACTAATTTTAGCCGATATTTCAAATGGATTTTATTCTACAATGGCTCGATGCATTGAAGATGAAGCCATAAAACTGGGATATACTCTTCTTATCGGAAGTTCCGATGAAAACCCTGAAAAATTCAAACAATTAACGGAACTTTTTGCTGAGCACCAGGTTGACGGAATGATTGTAGCTCCAATTATAGATTCTAATGATACTCTGAAAAAACTAATTAAAGATGAATATCCTGTGGTTACCATTGACCGTTATCTTAAGGATATTCATTTACCGGGTGTTCTGGTGAATAATTTTGAAGTCTCCGAGCAGGTTTTTGATTTTCTGAAAGCTAAAAATTTTGAGGAAATCCTTTATGTAGGATACAATACTGAGGTTCCCCATCTTCTGGACAGACAATACGGCTTTGAAAAACATTTTCCGGAAAGCGGAATCAGCTACAAAAAGGTTTTGGTAGGAATGGAGAACAGAAAAGAAGAAATACATAATGCTCTTGAAAAGCAGCTCGATCTTTCTAAGCGAACAGCCGTTTACTTTACAAGTAATAAGCTTGGAATTGCTGGAATGAGCTATTTTATTAAACATCACATTAAAGTGCCTGAAGATCTTTCGATGATTACCTTTGATGAAGCAGAAGCTTATGAGCTTTTCCCGATCGAGCTTACTTACGTTAAGCAACCATTAAAAGATATGGCAAAAACAATCATAAAATTGATTGATGATGAAATCACCTGTTATAAAAAAAATAGTGAAAGAGTTACCTTTAAAGCCAAGCTCATTCATAAAGATTCGGTGAAATAG
- the era gene encoding GTPase Era codes for MHKAGFVNIVGKPNAGKSTLLNQLMGEKLAIVTQKAQTTRHRIFGIYNEEDLQIVFSDTPGVLDPKYGLQEKMMDFVKDSLQDADVFLFIVDVTDKAEPSEFLIDKLNKIPVPVLLLLNKVDQTNQEGLEKLVSEWHERIPKAEILPISALNAFNTDVILPKLKSMLPENPAYYDKDMYTDKPERFFVNEAIREKILLNYEKEIPYSVEVVTEMFKEKEGIIFIDSIIYVERDTQKGIIIGHKGEAIKKVGTEARLDLEKFFAKKIHLNLFVKVKKDWRKNDRDLKNFGYR; via the coding sequence ATGCACAAAGCAGGATTTGTAAATATAGTTGGAAAGCCCAATGCCGGAAAATCTACACTGCTCAACCAGTTAATGGGAGAGAAGCTGGCAATTGTTACCCAAAAGGCTCAGACAACACGTCACAGAATTTTTGGAATTTATAACGAAGAAGACCTTCAGATCGTATTTTCAGATACTCCCGGAGTTCTGGATCCTAAATATGGCTTACAGGAAAAAATGATGGATTTTGTGAAAGATTCTTTACAGGATGCCGATGTTTTCCTTTTTATTGTTGATGTAACGGATAAAGCAGAACCTTCAGAATTCTTAATTGATAAGCTGAATAAAATTCCAGTGCCTGTTCTATTATTATTAAATAAAGTAGACCAGACCAATCAGGAAGGATTGGAAAAACTGGTTTCAGAATGGCATGAAAGAATTCCTAAAGCCGAAATCTTACCTATTTCTGCATTGAATGCCTTTAATACAGATGTTATTCTTCCGAAATTAAAATCAATGCTGCCGGAAAACCCTGCGTATTATGATAAAGATATGTACACAGACAAACCGGAGCGTTTCTTTGTAAACGAAGCCATCAGAGAGAAAATTCTTTTGAATTATGAAAAAGAGATTCCATACTCAGTAGAAGTGGTCACAGAAATGTTCAAGGAAAAAGAAGGCATTATTTTCATTGATTCGATTATATATGTAGAAAGGGATACTCAGAAAGGGATTATCATCGGCCATAAAGGGGAAGCTATAAAAAAAGTGGGAACGGAAGCCAGGCTGGATCTTGAAAAGTTCTTTGCCAAAAAAATCCACCTGAATCTTTTTGTAAAAGTGAAAAAAGATTGGCGAAAAAACGACAGGGATCTTAAAAACTTCGGATACAGATAG
- a CDS encoding DoxX family protein, whose protein sequence is MSYSNSKTTPIYVDLVLLVVRIFIGFAMLSHGFPKLQQLLEGGEIKFFDFIGLGPKISLILTVFAEFVCSILIILGLFTRFATGFLIFTMAIAAFIVHGADLFEKRELSLLYLSVYLLIISFGAGKISVDYMIEKRKRSSDW, encoded by the coding sequence ATGAGCTACTCAAACTCGAAAACTACTCCTATCTATGTAGACTTAGTTTTATTAGTTGTAAGAATATTTATCGGTTTTGCAATGCTATCTCATGGTTTTCCCAAACTTCAGCAATTGTTGGAAGGTGGCGAAATAAAGTTTTTTGACTTCATAGGACTTGGACCTAAAATTTCGTTAATTTTAACCGTATTTGCAGAGTTTGTTTGTTCCATTCTTATAATTTTAGGACTTTTTACAAGATTTGCTACCGGTTTTTTAATTTTTACAATGGCCATTGCAGCTTTTATTGTACACGGAGCAGATTTATTTGAGAAAAGAGAATTAAGCTTATTATATCTTTCTGTCTATTTATTGATTATTTCTTTTGGAGCCGGTAAAATCTCCGTAGATTATATGATCGAAAAAAGAAAAAGGTCTTCAGATTGGTAA